One segment of Candidatus Limnocylindrales bacterium DNA contains the following:
- the secE gene encoding preprotein translocase subunit SecE, with translation MSGEATGSRVAKGGDAAGTNKAATTSKGGVPAASGPGKFQQARDFVNEAIAELKRVYWPSRKETMAFTWVVLVVVAFVSLYLGMIDYLISLAMRLVF, from the coding sequence GTGAGCGGCGAGGCTACGGGCTCGCGCGTGGCCAAGGGCGGCGACGCCGCGGGCACGAACAAGGCGGCCACGACCAGCAAGGGCGGCGTTCCGGCGGCCTCGGGCCCCGGCAAGTTCCAGCAGGCTCGCGACTTCGTCAACGAGGCGATCGCGGAGCTGAAGCGCGTCTACTGGCCGTCGCGCAAGGAGACGATGGCGTTCACCTGGGTCGTGCTCGTCGTCGTGGCCTTCGTGTCGCTTTATCTCGGCATGATCGACTATCTGATCTCGCTCGCCATGCGGCTCGTGTTCTGA
- the rplA gene encoding 50S ribosomal protein L1 produces MKRGKRYRKAAEAVTADKLYTIEEAFRLVAAGSGAKFDETVELAMRLGVDPRHADQNVRGTVSLPHGTGKTVRVAVFAKGEKAKEAEEAGADFVGADDLVNKIRDEGWTDFDRAVATPDMMGAVGRIGKILGPRGLMPNPKVGTVTMDVGRVVRELKAGQVEFRVEKAGIVQVGVGKVSFGAERLLENARAVIANVIRAKPASAKGQYVRSAAVSSTMGPGIALDTNEFKTAG; encoded by the coding sequence ATGAAGCGAGGAAAGCGCTACAGGAAAGCGGCCGAGGCCGTCACGGCCGACAAGCTGTACACGATCGAGGAGGCCTTCAGGCTGGTGGCGGCCGGCTCGGGCGCCAAGTTCGACGAGACCGTCGAGCTGGCCATGCGACTGGGCGTGGACCCGCGCCACGCCGACCAGAACGTGCGCGGCACGGTCTCCCTGCCGCACGGCACCGGCAAGACCGTGCGTGTGGCCGTATTCGCCAAGGGCGAGAAGGCCAAGGAAGCCGAGGAGGCGGGCGCCGACTTCGTGGGAGCCGATGACCTGGTCAACAAGATCCGCGACGAAGGCTGGACCGACTTCGACCGCGCCGTGGCCACGCCCGACATGATGGGTGCCGTCGGCCGCATCGGAAAGATTCTCGGCCCGCGCGGCCTGATGCCGAATCCCAAGGTCGGCACGGTGACCATGGACGTCGGGCGCGTGGTGCGCGAGCTCAAGGCCGGTCAGGTCGAGTTCCGCGTCGAAAAGGCGGGCATCGTGCAGGTCGGCGTCGGCAAGGTCTCCTTCGGGGCCGAGAGGCTGCTCGAGAATGCTCGCGCGGTCATCGCCAACGTCATCCGTGCCAAGCCGGCCAGCGCCAAGGGCCAGTACGTTCGCAGCGCCGCCGTC
- the nusG gene encoding transcription termination/antitermination protein NusG, with protein sequence MPEAVAEKQEKQWYVVHTYSGYEQSVKRQLEERIHAFGQEDKFGDILVPSEQVVELVKGKKRTATRNLFPGYVLVQMELNNETWHVVTSTPKVTGFVGGATNPPPVPEEEVGKMRAQLQEGAARPKAKVSFEVGEQVKVIDGPFADFSGVVEEIRPEKGTLKVAISIFGRSTSVEMELVQVEKM encoded by the coding sequence ATGCCGGAAGCAGTTGCCGAGAAGCAGGAGAAGCAGTGGTACGTGGTGCACACGTACTCCGGCTACGAGCAGAGCGTGAAGCGTCAGCTCGAGGAGCGCATCCACGCCTTCGGGCAGGAGGACAAGTTCGGCGACATCCTGGTGCCGTCCGAACAGGTCGTCGAGCTGGTCAAGGGCAAGAAGCGCACGGCCACGCGCAACCTCTTTCCTGGCTACGTGCTCGTGCAGATGGAGCTGAACAACGAGACCTGGCACGTGGTCACGAGCACGCCCAAGGTCACGGGGTTCGTCGGCGGCGCGACCAATCCCCCGCCGGTTCCCGAGGAAGAGGTCGGGAAGATGCGGGCGCAGCTGCAGGAAGGAGCGGCGCGGCCCAAGGCCAAGGTTTCTTTCGAGGTCGGAGAGCAGGTCAAGGTCATCGACGGACCGTTCGCGGACTTCAGCGGCGTCGTCGAGGAAATCCGTCCCGAGAAAGGGACACTCAAAGTCGCGATCTCCATCTTCGGACGCAGCACGTCCGTGGAGATGGAGCTCGTCCAAGTCGAGAAGATGTAG
- the rplK gene encoding 50S ribosomal protein L11, giving the protein MAKKVVDQVKLQIPSGKANPSPPVGPALGQRGVNIMEFCKAFNAATQAMGDVIVPVIITVYSDRSFTFVTKTPPASMLLMKAAGLQKGSAEPNKNKVGRVTKSQVRQIAEQKLADLNANDVDAAVKIIEGTARSMGITVEG; this is encoded by the coding sequence ATGGCGAAGAAGGTCGTCGATCAGGTCAAGCTTCAGATTCCGTCCGGCAAGGCCAACCCGAGCCCGCCCGTGGGCCCGGCGCTCGGTCAGCGCGGCGTGAACATCATGGAATTCTGCAAGGCGTTCAATGCCGCCACGCAGGCCATGGGCGACGTCATCGTGCCGGTGATCATCACCGTGTACTCCGACCGCTCGTTCACGTTCGTCACCAAGACTCCTCCTGCATCGATGCTGCTGATGAAGGCGGCGGGGCTGCAGAAGGGGTCGGCCGAGCCCAACAAGAACAAGGTCGGCAGGGTCACCAAGAGCCAGGTGCGGCAGATTGCCGAGCAGAAGCTGGCCGATCTCAATGCCAACGACGTGGACGCCGCGGTCAAGATCATCGAAGGCACCGCCCGCAGCATGGGCATCACGGTCGAGGGCTGA